In Liquorilactobacillus hordei DSM 19519, the following proteins share a genomic window:
- a CDS encoding TatD family hydrolase: MEIFDSHTHINSPQFDNDIPDVIERAAALDVTAMVVVGYDKNSTEKLKKLVSTFSQIYGAVGCHPEDAEKFDKMYIEQIKESLSMDKINLLGEIGLDYHCTVDHKLQQDVFRAQIRLAHELSVPVTIHNRDAFDDVYHILKEEDVTSIGGIMHSFNGDATWAERFLGLGMNLSYSGVSTFKNATDVREAFMVTPMDRILVETDAPYLAPVPFRGMQNEPGYTRYTVEYLAQLRGIEPSLLAEQTYQNTMEILGIK; the protein is encoded by the coding sequence ATGGAGATCTTTGATTCACATACACATATAAATTCCCCACAGTTTGATAATGATATTCCAGATGTTATTGAAAGAGCTGCGGCGTTAGATGTTACTGCAATGGTAGTTGTAGGTTATGATAAAAACAGTACAGAAAAACTAAAAAAATTAGTTAGCACTTTCTCGCAAATTTATGGGGCTGTTGGATGCCATCCGGAAGACGCAGAAAAATTCGATAAGATGTATATTGAGCAAATTAAAGAAAGCCTAAGTATGGATAAAATTAACTTACTAGGTGAGATTGGACTTGATTATCATTGCACTGTTGATCATAAGTTGCAGCAAGACGTTTTTCGTGCACAGATACGCTTAGCTCATGAGTTAAGTGTTCCAGTTACGATCCATAATCGGGATGCCTTTGATGATGTTTACCACATTTTAAAGGAGGAAGATGTCACCTCAATTGGGGGGATTATGCACAGCTTTAATGGTGATGCAACTTGGGCTGAGAGATTTTTAGGACTAGGAATGAACCTCTCCTATAGTGGCGTTAGCACATTTAAAAATGCTACAGATGTTCGTGAGGCTTTTATGGTTACACCAATGGATCGAATTTTGGTGGAAACGGATGCTCCGTACTTAGCACCGGTTCCTTTTAGAGGAATGCAAAATGAACCGGGATATACAAGATATACTGTCGAATATTTGGCTCAACTAAGAGGAATTGAGCCAAGTTTGTTAGCAGAGCAAACTTATCAAAATACAATGGAGATTTTGGGTATAAAATGA
- the rnmV gene encoding ribonuclease M5: MKKIQEVIVVEGKDDTKRIKLAVNADTLETRGSAISDETIEQIAKLQETRGVIVFTDPDFSGEKIRNIITREVPGVKHAFLNKKDAVPSAKGSLGVEHASIEVIKEALTNLYTEVPDSEPLITREDLWDLGLMAGPTAKKKRALLGETLKIGYTNGKQLYNRLNLFQITPEQLKHALDKIKED, encoded by the coding sequence ATGAAGAAAATACAAGAAGTTATAGTTGTCGAAGGTAAGGATGATACAAAACGAATTAAGTTGGCTGTCAACGCAGATACACTTGAAACACGGGGATCTGCAATTAGTGATGAAACAATTGAACAGATTGCAAAACTGCAAGAAACAAGAGGTGTAATTGTTTTTACTGATCCGGATTTTTCGGGTGAGAAGATTAGAAATATTATTACACGTGAAGTTCCAGGTGTTAAACATGCTTTTCTAAACAAAAAAGATGCAGTGCCTAGTGCCAAGGGAAGCTTGGGAGTTGAGCATGCATCTATTGAAGTGATTAAAGAAGCCTTAACTAATTTGTATACAGAAGTTCCTGATTCTGAACCATTAATCACAAGAGAGGATTTGTGGGACCTTGGATTAATGGCTGGACCAACTGCCAAAAAGAAAAGGGCTTTATTGGGAGAGACTTTAAAAATTGGATATACAAATGGCAAGCAGCTATATAATCGGCTTAATTTGTTTCAAATTACACCAGAACAGCTTAAGCATGCTCTGGACAAGATAAAGGAGGACTAA